In Eriocheir sinensis breed Jianghai 21 chromosome 12, ASM2467909v1, whole genome shotgun sequence, the following proteins share a genomic window:
- the LOC126997460 gene encoding MRG/MORF4L-binding protein-like isoform X2 produces MLNTRMTEIDWSVENEIQLFYAMMGHKPVGVNKHFQMMIIHDKLSSSLNCELSTQTIWKKLETLYDMAALDESDKLPFPNAQTDFHLPGEFSDLLEVKVKPDIKEEKEEKEIRARGRPKKDKDKDKDKDKDNDKEEGGRRDRARELREEEEETPRRTGKRGRDSKPASPAHTPTTSKRRRN; encoded by the exons ATGTTGAACACCAGGATGACGGAGATTGACTGGAGTGTTGAAAATGAAATCCAGTTGTTCTACGCCATGATGGGCCACAAACCCGTGG GTGTCAACAAGCACTTCCAGATGATGATAATCCATGACAAACTCAGTTCATCACTCAACTGTGAATTGTCTACACAAACCATCTGGAAGAAGCTGGAGACATTATATGACATGGCTGCCTTA GATGAGTCAGACAAGCTGCCCTTTCCCAACGCCCAGACTGACTTTCACCTTCCTGGAGAGTTTTCTGATCTGCTTGAAGTAAAAGTAAAGCCAgatataaaggaggagaaggaggaaaaagagatcaGAGCAAGAGGACGACCTAAGAAGGACAAAGACAAAGATAAGGataaagacaaagacaatgacaAGGAGGAAG GTGGAAGAAGGGACCGGGCAAGAGagctgcgggaggaggaggaggaaactcccAGAAGGACAGGCAAGCGAGGACGAGACTCAAAGCCAGCATCTCCTGCCCATACCCCAACTACCAGTAAAAGACGTAGGAATTAA
- the LOC126997461 gene encoding uncharacterized protein LOC126997461, whose product MGFRRLAPVVRLGGHGWLRLDARHAAVAAALYTIAASAVVAALCAWRLVVNGRLAHYLQDVYYGVQIAYLSILCTHLTLIVLSYLLIIGVYKEQVGLLTLWVMASITFMALEAVCCVYANVLRDHVNKRFDVICKVEMSFFAVRLFANILSLWGVMRFYRNLRSGFTYRDPETIEL is encoded by the exons ATGGGATTCAGGAG GCTCGCCCCGGTGGTTCGCCTGGGGGGGCACGGGTGGCTACGTTTGGATGCTCGCCACGCCGCCGTCGCTGCAGCCCTCTACACCATC gCAGCGTCGGCCGTGGTGGCGGCGCTATGTGCATGGCGCCTGGTAGTCAACGGCAGACTCGCTCACTACCTCCAGGATGTCTATTACG GTGTGCAGATCGCCTACCTGTCCATCCTGTGCACACACCTCACCCTGATTGTGCTCAGCTACCTCCTCATCATAGGCGTGtacaag gaACAAGTGGGCCTCCTGACACTGTGGGTCATGGCAAGCATCACCTTCATGGCACTAGaggctgtgtgttgtgtgtacgCCAACGTTCTGCGAGACCACGtgaacaag AGGTTTGATGTAATATGCAAAGTGGAGATGAGCTTCTTTGCAGTACGACTATTTGCCAAC ATTCTGTCTTTGTGGGGAGTCATGAGGTTCTACAGAAATCTTCGTTCCGGCTTCACCTACAGGGACCCTGAAACCATAGAGTTGTAA
- the LOC126997460 gene encoding MRG/MORF4L-binding protein-like isoform X1 — MLNTRMTEIDWSVENEIQLFYAMMGHKPVGVNKHFQMMIIHDKLSSSLNCELSTQTIWKKLETLYDMAALDESDKLPFPNAQTDFHLPGEFSDLLEVKVKPDIKEEKEEKEIRARGRPKKDKDKDKDKDKDNDKEEAGGRRDRARELREEEEETPRRTGKRGRDSKPASPAHTPTTSKRRRN, encoded by the exons ATGTTGAACACCAGGATGACGGAGATTGACTGGAGTGTTGAAAATGAAATCCAGTTGTTCTACGCCATGATGGGCCACAAACCCGTGG GTGTCAACAAGCACTTCCAGATGATGATAATCCATGACAAACTCAGTTCATCACTCAACTGTGAATTGTCTACACAAACCATCTGGAAGAAGCTGGAGACATTATATGACATGGCTGCCTTA GATGAGTCAGACAAGCTGCCCTTTCCCAACGCCCAGACTGACTTTCACCTTCCTGGAGAGTTTTCTGATCTGCTTGAAGTAAAAGTAAAGCCAgatataaaggaggagaaggaggaaaaagagatcaGAGCAAGAGGACGACCTAAGAAGGACAAAGACAAAGATAAGGataaagacaaagacaatgacaAGGAGGAAG CAGGTGGAAGAAGGGACCGGGCAAGAGagctgcgggaggaggaggaggaaactcccAGAAGGACAGGCAAGCGAGGACGAGACTCAAAGCCAGCATCTCCTGCCCATACCCCAACTACCAGTAAAAGACGTAGGAATTAA